A DNA window from Caulobacter mirabilis contains the following coding sequences:
- a CDS encoding ABC-F family ATP-binding cassette domain-containing protein codes for MLQINDLTFDAWGRRFLDKAGVSLPPGSKVGLVGRNGVGKSTLFKLIVGELQVPGDEISLPKNTRIGQVAQEHPATPVSLMDTILEADEERHALMTRLETADPEEMGDIWGRLIEIDADSAPARAAEILAGLGFSTDDLERPMAEFSGGWRMRVALAAALFSEPDLMLLDEPTNYLDLEGALWLEARLKKYPHTALIISHDRELLNNSCTHILHLANGKLELYTGGYDDFEKRRAEKARLQLANKAKQDAERAHLQAFVDRFRAKASKAAQAQSRMKRLAKMEPVATTIEERVAPFTLPSPPRPLAPPLIRLERANVGYEPGRHILRNLNLRMDLDDRIGLLGVNGAGKSTFAKMIAGALGVESGEFHRDRKMKVGWFHQHQIEAMDPEDTALEIIRRAMPEASESSRRSRLAQFGLPFEKQETTVANLSGGERARLLLNLVAMDAPHMLILDEPTNHLDIDSRRALLDALNDYEGAVILITHDRSLMELVADRLWLAADGTIKPFDGDMDDYARFVIDRARVAARAPTQVKRDTPAAAPTPPPPPPAPKPAAGMVGPLKRKLEAAEVVVTRTTKALEEIDAVLGDPDLYVKNPAKVADFTAKRAKAQAAVDKAEAEWMDIAEQLAAAEG; via the coding sequence ATGCTTCAGATCAATGACCTCACCTTCGACGCCTGGGGGCGGCGCTTCCTCGACAAGGCCGGCGTATCGCTGCCGCCCGGGTCGAAGGTCGGACTGGTCGGCCGCAACGGCGTGGGCAAGTCGACCCTGTTCAAGCTGATCGTCGGCGAGCTGCAGGTTCCCGGCGACGAGATCAGCCTGCCCAAGAACACCCGCATCGGCCAGGTGGCGCAGGAGCATCCGGCGACGCCGGTCAGCCTGATGGACACCATCCTGGAGGCCGACGAGGAGCGCCACGCCCTGATGACCCGGCTGGAGACGGCCGATCCGGAAGAGATGGGCGACATCTGGGGTCGGCTGATCGAGATCGACGCCGACTCGGCCCCCGCCCGCGCCGCCGAGATCCTCGCCGGCCTGGGCTTCAGCACCGACGACCTGGAGCGGCCGATGGCCGAGTTCTCCGGCGGCTGGCGGATGCGCGTGGCCCTGGCGGCGGCGCTGTTCTCCGAGCCGGACCTGATGCTGCTCGACGAGCCGACCAACTACCTCGACCTGGAAGGCGCCCTCTGGCTCGAGGCGCGGTTGAAGAAGTACCCGCACACGGCGCTGATCATCAGCCACGACCGCGAGCTGCTGAACAACAGCTGCACCCACATCCTGCACCTGGCGAATGGCAAGCTCGAGCTCTACACGGGCGGCTACGACGACTTCGAGAAGCGCCGCGCCGAGAAGGCCCGCCTGCAGCTGGCCAACAAGGCCAAGCAGGACGCCGAGCGCGCCCACCTGCAGGCCTTCGTCGACCGCTTCAGGGCCAAGGCCTCCAAGGCCGCTCAGGCCCAGTCGCGGATGAAGCGGCTGGCCAAGATGGAGCCGGTGGCCACGACCATCGAGGAGCGGGTCGCACCCTTCACCCTGCCCTCGCCGCCGCGCCCGCTGGCGCCGCCGCTGATCCGGCTGGAGAGGGCCAACGTCGGCTACGAACCCGGCCGGCACATCCTCAGGAACCTGAACCTGCGGATGGACCTGGACGACCGCATCGGCCTGCTGGGCGTCAACGGCGCCGGCAAGTCGACCTTCGCCAAGATGATCGCCGGCGCCCTGGGCGTGGAGAGCGGCGAGTTCCACCGCGACCGCAAGATGAAGGTCGGCTGGTTCCACCAGCACCAGATCGAGGCCATGGACCCCGAGGACACGGCGCTGGAGATCATCCGCCGCGCCATGCCCGAGGCGTCGGAAAGCTCGCGCCGATCGCGCCTGGCCCAGTTCGGCCTGCCGTTCGAGAAGCAGGAGACCACCGTCGCCAACCTCAGCGGCGGCGAGCGGGCCCGCCTGCTGCTGAACCTGGTGGCGATGGACGCGCCGCACATGCTGATCCTCGACGAGCCGACCAACCACCTCGACATCGACAGCCGCCGGGCCCTGCTCGACGCGCTGAACGACTACGAAGGGGCGGTGATCCTGATCACCCACGACCGCTCGCTGATGGAGCTGGTCGCCGACCGGCTGTGGCTGGCGGCCGACGGCACGATCAAGCCGTTCGACGGCGACATGGACGACTACGCCAGGTTCGTCATCGACCGCGCCCGCGTGGCCGCCCGCGCCCCGACCCAGGTCAAGCGCGACACGCCGGCCGCCGCGCCGACGCCTCCCCCGCCACCGCCTGCGCCAAAGCCCGCCGCCGGCATGGTCGGCCCGCTGAAGCGCAAGCTGGAGGCCGCCGAAGTCGTCGTGACCCGCACGACCAAGGCCCTGGAGGAGATCGACGCCGTCCTGGGCGACCCGGACCTCTATGTGAAGAACCCGGCCAAGGTCGCCGACTTCACCGCCAAGCGCGCCAAGGCCCAGGCCGCGGTCGACAAGGCCGAGGCCGAGTGGATGGACATCGCCGAGCAGCTTGCAGCCGCCGAAGGGTAG
- a CDS encoding YciI family protein, which translates to MLYAILCYNAEDVVMSWSQEQDDAVMAKLDVVHQRLYDEKKLGPAMRLMGTSTATTLHKQQDLVIDGPYAETKEALLGLYIVDVKDLEEGLAVARALGQANPGGAYELRPLRLYQPGVDIG; encoded by the coding sequence ATGCTCTACGCCATCCTCTGCTACAACGCCGAAGACGTGGTCATGTCCTGGTCGCAGGAACAGGACGACGCCGTCATGGCCAAGCTCGATGTCGTCCACCAGCGCCTCTACGACGAGAAGAAGCTGGGACCGGCGATGCGCCTGATGGGCACCAGCACCGCCACCACCCTGCACAAGCAGCAGGATCTGGTCATCGACGGCCCCTATGCCGAGACCAAGGAAGCACTGCTGGGCCTCTACATCGTCGACGTGAAGGACCTGGAGGAAGGGCTCGCCGTCGCGCGGGCGCTCGGCCAGGCCAATCCCGGCGGCGCCTACGAACTGCGCCCCCTGCGCCTTTACCAGCCCGGAGTTGACATCGGATGA
- a CDS encoding RNA polymerase sigma factor: MSADIAWIDAAITSARPQAIGALLRYFRDLDIAEEAFQDACLRALKSWPEKGPPRDPTAWLIMVGRNSAIDGVRRRAKTTALPDEAAISDLGDAETDLADRLDDSHYRDDVLRLLFICCHPDLPATQQIAVALRIVSGLSVKQIARAFLVGESAMEQRITRAKAKIQAADVPFETPGPEERAQRVAAVAAMVYLVFNEGYSATGDTATARAKLCDEAVRLARLLLRLFPTEPEIMSLTALMLLQDARARARFDAQGDIVLLDQQDRTLWDRRKIHEGLALIDKAVRHRRPGPYQIQAAIAALHARAETAADTDWSEIGQLYAALERLNPSPVVTLNRAVAVSKVDGPEAALALVDPLAKALGGYFYFHGMRGALLMQLKRDAEAREAFNQAIALAGSSAEAAHIRSQLDQLTDGGQFARA, from the coding sequence ATGAGTGCGGACATCGCCTGGATCGACGCGGCCATTACCTCCGCCCGCCCCCAGGCGATCGGCGCGCTGTTGCGCTATTTCCGCGACCTGGACATCGCCGAGGAGGCCTTCCAGGACGCCTGCCTGCGAGCGCTGAAAAGCTGGCCCGAAAAGGGCCCGCCGCGCGATCCGACGGCCTGGCTCATCATGGTCGGCCGCAACAGCGCCATCGACGGCGTGCGGCGGCGGGCCAAGACCACCGCCCTGCCCGACGAGGCGGCGATCTCCGACCTCGGCGACGCCGAGACCGACCTAGCCGACCGGCTGGACGACAGCCATTACCGCGACGACGTCCTGCGCCTGCTGTTCATCTGCTGCCACCCGGACCTGCCGGCGACGCAACAGATCGCCGTGGCCCTGCGCATCGTCTCGGGCCTGTCGGTGAAGCAGATCGCCCGCGCCTTCCTGGTCGGCGAGAGCGCCATGGAGCAGCGGATCACCCGCGCCAAGGCCAAGATCCAGGCCGCCGACGTCCCCTTTGAGACCCCGGGTCCCGAGGAACGCGCCCAGCGCGTCGCGGCCGTGGCGGCCATGGTCTACCTCGTGTTCAACGAGGGCTACTCGGCGACCGGCGACACCGCCACGGCGCGGGCCAAGCTTTGCGACGAGGCCGTCCGCCTGGCGCGGCTGCTGCTGAGGCTGTTCCCGACCGAGCCGGAGATCATGAGCCTGACCGCCCTGATGCTGCTGCAGGACGCCCGCGCCCGCGCGCGGTTCGACGCCCAGGGCGACATCGTGCTGCTCGACCAGCAGGACCGGACGCTGTGGGATCGGCGCAAGATCCACGAGGGGCTGGCCCTGATCGACAAGGCCGTACGTCATCGCCGGCCCGGCCCCTACCAGATCCAGGCCGCCATCGCCGCCCTGCACGCCCGCGCCGAGACGGCCGCGGACACCGACTGGAGCGAGATCGGCCAGCTCTACGCCGCCCTGGAGCGGCTGAACCCCTCGCCCGTCGTCACCCTGAACCGGGCGGTGGCGGTGTCCAAGGTCGACGGCCCGGAGGCCGCCCTGGCCCTGGTCGATCCGCTGGCCAAGGCGCTGGGCGGCTACTTCTACTTCCACGGCATGCGCGGCGCGCTGCTGATGCAGCTGAAGCGCGACGCCGAGGCCCGCGAGGCCTTCAACCAGGCCATCGCCCTGGCCGGCTCCTCCGCCGAGGCCGCCCACATCCGCTCGCAGCTGGACCAGCTGACCGACGGCGGCCAGTTCGCCCGGGCCTGA
- a CDS encoding SRPBCC family protein, producing MTAAAEHELVLERIYDAAPETVFKALTTPGLLKKWFAPAPWSIVSADCDLRPGGSAGIVMKSPEGQEFPNPGVYLEVIPNKRIVSTDAFTPGWNPAGPFMVAIIDLEDLGDGRTKYTARARHWTAEAKQQHEQMGFHEGWGQTADQLGELLKTL from the coding sequence ATGACCGCCGCCGCCGAACACGAACTGGTCCTGGAACGCATCTACGACGCCGCCCCGGAGACCGTCTTCAAGGCCCTGACCACCCCGGGACTGCTCAAGAAGTGGTTCGCTCCCGCACCCTGGAGCATCGTCTCCGCCGACTGCGACCTGCGTCCGGGCGGCTCGGCCGGGATCGTGATGAAGAGCCCCGAGGGCCAGGAATTCCCGAACCCGGGCGTCTACCTGGAAGTGATCCCCAACAAGCGGATCGTCTCGACCGACGCCTTCACCCCCGGCTGGAACCCGGCCGGTCCGTTCATGGTCGCGATCATCGACCTGGAAGACCTCGGCGACGGCCGCACCAAGTACACCGCCCGCGCCCGCCATTGGACCGCCGAGGCCAAGCAGCAGCACGAGCAGATGGGCTTCCACGAAGGCTGGGGACAGACCGCCGACCAGCTGGGCGAACTGCTCAAGACCCTTTGA
- a CDS encoding DoxX family protein produces MSDFLNSKGAVWTGRIMSGVAVLFLAPNVVIKLIDHPIVQQTMTQLQWPTKFDILIGVIELTCLVLYVIPRTAVLGMILMTGILGGAIATHLRIENPLFSHTLFGVYLGVWMWAALWLRSPRLRAVIPFRSE; encoded by the coding sequence ATGAGTGATTTCCTGAACTCGAAAGGCGCGGTCTGGACCGGACGGATCATGTCCGGCGTCGCTGTCCTGTTCCTGGCGCCCAACGTCGTGATCAAGCTGATCGACCATCCGATCGTCCAGCAGACCATGACCCAGCTGCAATGGCCCACCAAGTTCGACATCCTGATCGGGGTGATCGAGCTGACCTGCCTGGTCCTCTACGTTATCCCGCGGACGGCCGTGCTCGGCATGATCCTGATGACCGGGATCCTTGGCGGAGCGATCGCCACCCACCTGCGGATCGAGAACCCGCTGTTCAGCCACACGCTGTTCGGGGTCTACCTGGGCGTCTGGATGTGGGCCGCCCTGTGGCTGCGCTCTCCCCGGCTGCGCGCCGTCATTCCCTTCCGTTCGGAATAG
- a CDS encoding SRPBCC family protein: MSPLLIVLLVVAAAVLGVLALALSRPNVFRIERSTLVEAPPEAIYPLIADFKGWNRWSPFEAMDPNLRRSYAGSAQGAGALYAWEGRKAGSGRMEIVEATLSKVLIKLDFFKPFEGHNQAEFTLVPEAAGTRVSWAMFGPQTLFPGKLMSLVFNMEHNLGPTFEKGLADMKTAAEASGK; the protein is encoded by the coding sequence ATGAGCCCTCTGCTGATCGTGCTTCTTGTCGTCGCCGCGGCCGTTCTGGGCGTGCTCGCCCTGGCCCTCAGCCGTCCCAACGTCTTCCGCATCGAGCGTTCGACCTTGGTTGAGGCCCCGCCCGAGGCGATCTATCCGCTGATCGCCGACTTCAAGGGCTGGAACCGATGGTCGCCGTTCGAGGCCATGGATCCGAACCTGCGCCGCAGCTACGCCGGCTCGGCCCAGGGCGCCGGTGCCCTCTACGCCTGGGAGGGCCGAAAGGCCGGCTCAGGTCGGATGGAGATCGTGGAAGCAACGCTGTCCAAGGTCCTGATCAAGCTCGACTTCTTCAAGCCGTTCGAAGGTCACAACCAGGCCGAGTTCACCCTCGTCCCGGAAGCGGCCGGCACGCGGGTCAGCTGGGCGATGTTCGGCCCCCAGACCCTGTTCCCGGGCAAGCTGATGAGCCTGGTCTTCAACATGGAGCACAACCTGGGTCCGACCTTCGAGAAGGGTCTGGCCGACATGAAGACCGCCGCCGAAGCTTCTGGAAAGTAA
- a CDS encoding alpha/beta fold hydrolase has protein sequence MDVNTPDRAGRINADGLDVYYEGYGGGPGRPLVILHGGFMSSAALGPLPAALAVDRPVIAFDLEGHGRTRDLDRPLSTDQMGRDVGAAIKALALGPVDLLGFSMGGAAAQRTAFHHPELVRRLVLVSTSYSNDGFQPGITAMWPSMSAEGFKGTPMEGLYAQTAPEPERWPVFVDKMKQMMIGFEGWPKSDLQAIKAPTLLMLGDADLIRLDYAVEMFGLLGGGQGAGMVGSSPSRLAVLPGVTHFDILYRLDLLLPTIQPFLAEA, from the coding sequence ATGGACGTCAACACGCCCGATCGCGCCGGCCGGATCAACGCCGACGGCCTCGACGTCTACTACGAGGGCTACGGCGGCGGCCCGGGAAGACCGCTGGTGATCCTGCACGGCGGCTTCATGTCCAGCGCCGCCCTGGGGCCTCTGCCGGCCGCCCTGGCCGTCGACCGGCCGGTGATCGCCTTCGACCTGGAGGGCCACGGCCGCACCCGCGACCTGGACCGGCCGCTCAGCACCGACCAGATGGGTCGCGACGTCGGGGCGGCGATCAAGGCCCTGGCCCTGGGGCCGGTCGACCTGCTCGGCTTCAGCATGGGCGGCGCGGCGGCCCAGCGGACCGCCTTCCACCATCCGGAGCTGGTGCGCCGGCTGGTGCTGGTCTCGACCAGCTACAGCAACGACGGTTTCCAGCCCGGGATCACCGCCATGTGGCCGTCGATGTCGGCGGAAGGCTTCAAGGGCACGCCGATGGAAGGCCTCTACGCCCAGACCGCGCCCGAGCCGGAGCGCTGGCCGGTCTTCGTCGACAAGATGAAGCAGATGATGATCGGCTTCGAGGGCTGGCCGAAGAGCGATCTGCAAGCCATCAAGGCCCCGACCCTGCTGATGCTCGGCGACGCGGACCTGATCCGGCTGGACTACGCGGTCGAGATGTTCGGCCTGCTCGGCGGCGGCCAGGGCGCCGGCATGGTCGGATCGTCCCCGTCACGCCTGGCCGTGCTGCCCGGCGTGACCCACTTCGACATCCTGTACCGACTGGACCTGCTGCTGCCGACGATCCAACCGTTCCTGGCGGAGGCCTAG
- a CDS encoding peptidase inhibitor I78, with translation MKKLLAMAAMVGLAGCIPVEKPSAPTMEAAPPRAERPAEPAPQLPPPDSCKSADFAYLVGKNRSEIPVPTDPSKRRVTCTTCPMTMDYRPDRLNILYDNETGIVKEVKCG, from the coding sequence ATGAAGAAGCTGCTGGCGATGGCCGCCATGGTCGGCCTGGCGGGCTGCATCCCGGTCGAGAAGCCCTCGGCCCCGACCATGGAGGCCGCGCCGCCCCGCGCGGAGCGCCCCGCCGAACCCGCGCCACAACTGCCGCCGCCCGATTCCTGCAAATCCGCCGACTTCGCCTATCTGGTCGGCAAGAACCGCAGCGAGATCCCGGTGCCGACCGATCCGTCCAAGCGCCGGGTGACCTGCACCACCTGTCCGATGACGATGGACTACCGGCCGGACCGCCTGAACATCCTCTACGACAACGAGACCGGGATCGTGAAAGAGGTGAAGTGCGGCTGA
- a CDS encoding DNA polymerase III subunit chi, translated as MSNPTCEVWFYHLERSSLDQVLPDLLDRTLKRGWRALVRTGAADRLDHLDGWLWSYRDESFLPHGQASEPFADRQPVLITTEQDNPNGAQALFLIDGAEPGDLSAYERCIVLFDGRDDAALNDARARWKTFKAQGLPISYWQQGEERGWEKKA; from the coding sequence ATGAGCAACCCAACCTGCGAGGTCTGGTTCTACCACCTGGAGCGGTCGTCGCTCGACCAGGTGCTGCCCGACCTGCTGGATCGGACGCTCAAGCGCGGCTGGCGGGCGCTGGTGCGGACCGGCGCCGCCGACCGGCTGGACCATCTGGACGGCTGGCTGTGGAGCTATCGCGACGAGAGCTTCCTGCCGCACGGCCAGGCGAGCGAGCCGTTCGCCGACCGGCAGCCGGTGCTGATCACCACCGAACAGGACAATCCGAACGGCGCGCAGGCGCTGTTCCTGATCGACGGGGCGGAGCCCGGCGACCTGTCGGCCTATGAGCGCTGCATCGTGCTGTTCGACGGTCGTGACGACGCGGCCTTGAACGACGCGCGGGCGCGATGGAAGACTTTCAAGGCCCAAGGCCTGCCGATCAGCTATTGGCAGCAGGGCGAGGAACGGGGCTGGGAGAAGAAGGCATGA
- a CDS encoding leucyl aminopeptidase, with amino-acid sequence MRIQFVASDRSKVPAGGALAVIAFEDGKLSWGAEDLDKLTGGAVARAVAASTRFQGKAGQSVDLVAPSADVQRLVVIGAGAADAFGGEPAETFAANAYAAVKLSGAETLTLLLPGAPADVAARAALGAVLAAYRFDKYRTTEKPEKKPSVATVQVAVDDVAAAEAAYGPLKALGEAVYFARDLVSEPPNVLYPAAYAQRVKELEVLGLKVEILGEAEMEKLGMGSLLGVGQGSVRESQLVVMQWKGGGDEQPVAFVGKGVCFDTGGISLKPADGMEDMKWDMGGSAAVAGLMHVLAARKAKVNAVGILGLVENMPDGNAQRPGDVVTSMSGQTIEVINTDAEGRLVLADALWYCQNRFKPKFMVDLATLTGAIIISLGNDYAGLFSNNDELSENLLAASKATGEPLWRMPLPAIYDKHIDSAIADMKNTGNGRAGGSITAALFLQRFVNGLPWAHLDIASTAWKKPSTVPTIPDGAVGFGVRLLNQMVADKYEA; translated from the coding sequence ATGCGCATCCAATTCGTCGCCTCCGACCGTAGCAAGGTTCCCGCCGGCGGGGCGCTGGCCGTCATCGCCTTCGAGGACGGCAAGCTGTCCTGGGGCGCCGAGGATCTGGACAAGCTGACCGGCGGCGCCGTCGCCCGCGCCGTCGCGGCCTCGACCCGATTCCAGGGCAAGGCCGGCCAGAGCGTCGACCTTGTCGCGCCGTCGGCCGACGTCCAGCGCCTGGTCGTGATCGGCGCCGGCGCGGCGGACGCCTTCGGCGGCGAGCCGGCCGAGACCTTCGCGGCCAACGCCTACGCCGCTGTGAAGCTCAGCGGCGCAGAGACCCTGACCCTGCTGCTGCCGGGCGCGCCGGCCGACGTCGCCGCCCGCGCGGCTCTGGGCGCGGTCCTGGCCGCCTACCGGTTCGACAAGTACCGCACCACCGAGAAGCCGGAGAAGAAGCCGTCGGTGGCGACGGTGCAGGTCGCCGTCGACGACGTCGCCGCGGCCGAGGCCGCCTATGGCCCGCTGAAGGCCCTGGGCGAGGCCGTCTACTTCGCGCGCGACCTGGTCTCCGAGCCGCCGAACGTCCTGTACCCGGCGGCCTACGCCCAGCGGGTCAAGGAGCTCGAGGTTCTGGGCCTGAAGGTGGAGATTCTCGGCGAGGCCGAGATGGAGAAGCTCGGCATGGGCAGCCTTCTCGGCGTCGGCCAGGGCAGCGTCCGCGAGAGCCAGCTGGTGGTGATGCAGTGGAAGGGCGGCGGCGACGAGCAGCCGGTCGCCTTTGTCGGCAAGGGCGTCTGCTTCGACACCGGCGGCATCAGCCTGAAGCCGGCCGACGGCATGGAGGACATGAAGTGGGACATGGGCGGCTCGGCCGCCGTGGCCGGCCTCATGCACGTGCTGGCGGCCCGCAAGGCCAAGGTCAACGCCGTCGGCATCCTGGGCCTGGTCGAGAACATGCCTGACGGGAACGCCCAGCGTCCCGGCGACGTGGTCACCTCGATGTCGGGCCAGACCATCGAGGTCATCAACACCGACGCCGAAGGCCGCCTCGTGCTGGCCGACGCCCTCTGGTACTGCCAGAACCGCTTCAAGCCGAAGTTCATGGTCGACCTGGCCACCCTGACCGGCGCGATCATCATCTCGCTGGGCAACGACTACGCCGGCCTGTTCAGCAACAACGACGAGCTGTCCGAGAACCTGCTGGCCGCTTCCAAGGCTACGGGCGAGCCGCTGTGGCGGATGCCGCTGCCGGCGATCTACGACAAGCATATCGACAGCGCCATCGCCGACATGAAGAACACCGGCAACGGCCGGGCGGGCGGCTCGATCACGGCGGCGCTGTTCCTGCAGCGCTTCGTCAACGGCCTGCCCTGGGCGCACCTGGACATCGCCTCGACCGCCTGGAAGAAGCCCTCGACCGTCCCGACCATCCCGGACGGCGCCGTCGGCTTCGGCGTGCGCCTGCTGAACCAGATGGTGGCGGACAAGTACGAGGCCTGA
- the lptF gene encoding LPS export ABC transporter permease LptF, with protein sequence MRLIERYLFRQLLTPTLLATAALGAVGLLSQSLGQLDIIIEQRQTAWVFVQVIVLAMPQLMNLILPIAIFVAALVGLNRLQADHELVVCQAAGMTRWRVISPALRLAVLAVLIGLFVNLFVQPASYRAMREIVFAAKTDLAATLVRKGEFTQPASNLTVYGQDVAPDGRISNLFIHQRNENGGATTYTAREGRITYRDGQPVLVMHDGSNQEFSRAGVLNYLSFQEYALELAPFLDTGDTITYKASDRYLHELFFPDLNKDWERKNRDKLLAEGHSRIASPLYSLTFMVMALAAVLGGSFSRLGYGKRIAAIGAGAAVVRIIGFAVQAACEDTPALNVLQYVIPLLATAWAFGQLYRPVRRRPGLREWLPYGIAETEKKAVAA encoded by the coding sequence ATGCGTCTGATCGAGCGCTATCTGTTCCGCCAGCTGCTGACCCCGACGCTCCTCGCGACGGCGGCGCTCGGCGCCGTTGGACTGCTGAGCCAGAGCCTGGGCCAGCTGGACATCATCATCGAGCAGCGACAGACCGCCTGGGTCTTCGTGCAGGTCATCGTCCTGGCCATGCCCCAGCTGATGAACCTGATCCTGCCGATCGCCATCTTCGTCGCGGCCCTGGTTGGACTGAACCGTCTGCAGGCGGACCATGAGCTGGTCGTCTGCCAGGCCGCCGGCATGACCCGCTGGCGCGTCATCTCGCCGGCGCTGCGGCTGGCCGTGCTGGCCGTGCTGATCGGGCTGTTCGTGAACCTGTTCGTGCAGCCGGCCTCGTACCGGGCGATGCGCGAGATCGTCTTCGCCGCCAAGACCGACCTGGCGGCCACCCTGGTGCGCAAGGGCGAGTTCACCCAGCCGGCCTCCAACCTGACCGTCTACGGCCAGGACGTCGCGCCGGACGGGCGGATCAGCAACCTGTTCATCCACCAGCGCAACGAGAACGGCGGCGCCACCACCTATACCGCCCGCGAGGGCCGCATCACCTACCGCGACGGCCAGCCGGTGCTGGTCATGCACGACGGCTCCAACCAGGAGTTCTCCCGCGCCGGGGTGCTGAACTACCTGTCGTTCCAGGAGTACGCGCTGGAGCTGGCGCCGTTCCTGGATACCGGCGACACCATCACCTACAAGGCCTCCGACCGCTATCTGCACGAGCTGTTCTTCCCCGACCTGAACAAGGACTGGGAGCGCAAGAACCGGGACAAGCTCCTGGCCGAGGGCCATTCGCGGATCGCCTCGCCGCTCTACAGCCTGACCTTCATGGTCATGGCCCTGGCCGCGGTCCTGGGCGGCAGCTTCAGCCGGCTGGGCTACGGCAAGCGGATCGCCGCCATCGGCGCCGGCGCGGCCGTGGTCAGGATCATCGGCTTCGCCGTGCAGGCGGCCTGTGAGGACACGCCGGCGCTGAACGTGCTGCAGTACGTCATCCCCCTGCTGGCGACGGCCTGGGCGTTCGGCCAGCTGTACCGACCGGTTCGACGCCGCCCCGGCCTGCGCGAATGGTTGCCCTACGGCATCGCCGAGACCGAGAAGAAGGCCGTGGCCGCATGA